In the Ptychodera flava strain L36383 chromosome 23 unlocalized genomic scaffold, AS_Pfla_20210202 Scaffold_23__1_contigs__length_28996876_pilon, whole genome shotgun sequence genome, TACTGTTGCCGGTACTGACAGTATAAAAGTTAATATATGTACACGTCAAAGAAGACGTTTCTTAGCGACAGCACGATAATTTAAGTCGGGGTCGTCTGGGTGTGAAACTTGAAATGAAACCTAATTACTAATtaatgtttcattaatttatgtTTTCGTATACCTTAAGTTGGCAACCAACTTTTGTAGCTGCTTTCTGTTCATTTGGAACAGATAATCCGTCTGGATAGAAGATTAATTTGGCAGAGAAAGCTAATATCGAGGCCATTTTGTGAAAGGGCAACCTAAAATAATTGTAAGCGTACCGTTTCTCTTGTACATGATAATTTGCATCCTGTGTCAAACGGGAAACTAATATCTTAGACCGGTATGCGTGGCTGGATGCATCGGGAAGCAAAAACACTGACCGGGAGAAAGCCGAACACTGCATTCTTTCAGCAGAACAATGGTATGATATGACCTCCCTGCATGTGGAACAACGTCATGTCCAGCTTGAATTCACATGTTACACAAGACAAGTCAAGACAGCTGACTCATTCAAGTGATACCTGTATGTACTGATCCAAAAACCATTCCCACACCAAAGAGATACAAAATGACTAATAGCAAAATGTTAAGAGACTGAAACTTTAGTTTTAATTACCACCACGATTCCAACCCCCTAGTACACGTGTTTGTCATCAATATATCGTAAATTAGGTTGAAAGCAATTTTGAGGTCGTCCGTTTACGCGATTAAAATATCAAGTGAAGCAAAACCAATCGTTAAACGTGAGAAATCGATGACACGACAATAGcttattctttcaaaaaaactgaTGTTAACGTTTACTGATATCAATTTGTATTGTTCGAAATTGTTACCTTTTCCAAAAACAACATGGCTACTTCTTAATTGCTAAGCAACAAAAACTGTTTGGGCGATTTGCGCTGAGAAACACAGAACAacacctacctatctacctacctatctatctatctacctatctatccaAATTAATGAGAAAAGTCAATTACATCTGAACGTCTCTATAAAGCCAATATTTTGGGCTTTTATGCACACATATTcacacgtgtgtgtgtgtgtatatatatatatatatatatatatatatatatatatatatatatatatatatatatatatatatatatatatatatatatatatatatatatcgacgagtgaaaagtgacccatgcgggactcgaacccacacccccgAATACATTTCGGTTGCTCTAGCAACTGAGCCAATGGATCAGTCGGCTCAATGTTGGCGGTCCTGACTCTTGTAGGGGAACGCTCTTCATTCTGTTGTGCGTGGATGGTGCATGGTGATTAAGAcggctaaactcatcacctaacctttcagCCTATGGATTAACTATTGGATTCAACAGGGTATCGCGCAAAAGTTACCAACTTAGAAATCGGTTTTTGATAATGAGGATCAAtcatatgaatgatgcaaagccaaAGAAGGTTATGTTTGAATTGACTCACCATACGAAATTATATGAAATACATTGACGGATAAAGAGTGACCCATGtaggactcgaacccacacccccgAATACATTTCAGTTGCTCAACcaactgatatatatatatatatatatatatatatatatatatatatatatatatatatatatatatatatatatatatatatatatatatatatatatatatacttaaatatataaatatatatataaaatatatatatgtgtgcccaatatatatatatatatatatatatatatatatatatatatatatatatatatatatatatatatatatatatatatatatatatatatatatatatatatagatgtgtgcccaagttcagaggttgccataaagccctTATGGTGATAagcgggagggcacattgtatacattttgtatatatatatatatatatatatatatatatatatatatatatatatatatatatatatatatatatatatatatatatatatatatatatatataaatgaaagTACACAGATGTCTCttggaaaattacagtgctcgatgctaaaggagagcgttgtaaataataatacaaaattacttcaagtacaaagtaataatatctgttacatGAAAGTGTAGAGCTAAAAACCcgttcacttctgtctgaagattgtaGGATGCAAGAAACTTAAGTAgcaaatattattactttgtacttgaagtaaaataatttgtttataaatgtatgtatgtatgtatgtatgtatgtatgtatgtatgtatgtatgtatgtatgtatgtatgtatgtatgtatacctgAGTCGCCACATGAACGCTACATATATTTTTAACAGAGCTCTTTTAACCCATTCTGTTCATTGCACTTGTTCAATTAACTGAGATATGAGCTGTCAGTAGTAATGAGGCCACGTCCATTGGGTGCCTTTAGCAGCCAATCAAATACCCATTGCCTGGAGTGGACGATCCAACATAATAGAGTGTTAAGTAGCGTTCCCAATACATCTGTCCCAATAGTGTGAAGAGGCCACATCTGCATTGGTGAGTCAGTTTTTGTTACACGTCAAATGTGTaggatctctctctctctctctctctctctctctctctctctctctctctctctctctctctcatttgtataAATTTGTGTATATAGTATTTGACATGATGCTAACGTTTTTCCAATGAACTGCGTCCTGTGTAAAGAAGGAAGAAGGTAGATGTATCGACAGAGGACCAActaaacgagagagagagagagagagagagagagagagagagagagagagagagagagagagagagagagagagagagagagagatggggacagacagacaaatagacacGATGATTGAGAAAGAGTAGTTCAGAAGTCAAGTAAAGGAGAGTAAAAGAGAACAGTCTTGAGGTTTTGATAACTCGAAAAGCATTATGTGCAGCAGATCTTTGCCACTTACTGCATTCTGCAAATTAATTTCAAGCCTGGAAGAACTTTCATTATGTTTGCCCAAGCTGCGTGATCGATCATGTTTTATTCGATTGATGGCAACAATAGATGGAATAGTAGAGAAAAGCCGAGCATACAATAACGgagagtaatttgcgatatttcaTTTGATCCGGGAGATAATTACAAATGTTTTATGGTCCTCAGATCCACGTAGTTACTATTTCCCAGCATCTATAGCGCCTGATCGTAGTTTTGGTGATACCCGATTCTAATTACGAGATTGCCGTGGGAGAAGTTAGCCACTTTTCTGCTGAATgagcaaaaaaaaccccataagCATCACTAAAAGCATTGGAAATTTCATTATTGTTCCATAGAAAAACACAATGAAGACCTTTGGTATTATAGCAGTTGTTGTTGGACTAAGCTCTATCGTTGGAGGAAGTAAGTAACCAACAATTTCCGTCTGTTAACATGGCACCATCAGCGGGCAATCAAGTAAACATGGCCTTAAATGCAATACTGTGAATTGTTTCACCGGTTATCTTCCATTATGGCCATACAGGGAATTATCCAGTGTGGATGATGAACTTGACTATTTTGATCCTCTGATCTAACTCATAGAATGTAATTCGCCTCGTTAAGCCAAGAATAGTTTGCGGAAGAACGGTATCACAGAGTTGAAAAATGGGAAAATCTTGTTCGGTAGTTTCTGCTTGTATTCGTGGAATACAAATTAGTAGTGTGTTTCAGTCGCTTGGCTCACGTTTGTGGACGTTTGCCTGCGATCTTTGTCTTCATCGCCTGCGATATATTGTATTGATATGAGGAAAAGGTAGACTAATAAGTTCACATGTACAATTATTCACTCATTTCTGGCAGTGATAACTATCGAAGAGGGTAGCTTCCGCATCATCGGTCCGGAGTCCTTCACTATCAGTCGCACTGCCGATACAACCATCACTTTCACCGTCACTCTGATGAACAGCCAGGAGGATGAAGCGGCAATCTCCGTCAAACTGTACCTGTCCGACAACGAAGACCTATCCGCCACAGGAGCGACGGTATCGCCGGCTATAGATGTCAATTCTGCCCCGACCGAGGTGCCCGGCATAGAGAGAAAAGGTGATGGCAGTGCCATCTTGACACCTGAAATGACGGCTGATATTCGGATCGAGTCGGCTGAAGAATGTGATGCATATAACAGACTTTGCCTGAAGGTTGAACTAGATAGTGACAGTGTTGTCGACTGCATCAACATGACCGACAATATCAACTGTGGTGGTGAGATTTATCGCTTAGAATGCTATTTACACGTTCCCGTCTATAAATATTATATCgaaaaaagttttgtttgaaggagaaaacatcaaaaacgAATCAGAGTATTAGCAAAGGCAGCAAGTAGACTTACACTTTACAAGGTACAAAGTGTTTTTTGTCCAACTTATTTTTAGATGCGTTAATTATAATCAGCGTTCTTGTTCACATCATTATGAagataatttattattattattattattattattattattgttattgttattattgtcattgttgttgttgttgttgttgttgttgtttttgatgaTGCTGCTGTTGTAAAGTCACCATCTTTCAAATTATATCGTCTCTTTGGTGTCTTGTGAGCAACAattcatgttgttctgctcaCTGACACATGCTAAATTGTCAGTCATCAGATCATTACTTCCTCCCTGCttgtaaggctgcattcacaaaaaatggttagggggctggaggaattcagggggtttcgaaaatttttggggtagtagagggggggacTGAAAAATTATGCTTTGTCTgcagggggggacttgaaaatttttcggttccttttgtgttttacattttccaagtttttgtacgtcattcaatgacaaatgaataccattttatgtcatccaattgttgtaatgttagtaataatttttaaaaagtctagaaccattttgtcacatttcatgacttttatctcgaaaaaatctaacttgtgtgatttgtcataaaaaacaaacttgagcctattaaggcagaagctgcaactgttgatgatttttgccatatttctatgcaatatatcacctacatttttttgttgtctccacagcatgctgaaacaaacaatattcagtttgtcgacaaagtctgtatatataaatatgtattaggtgataattattagagtccagactgacagtcagttgtcagtgatacaaatgcatggtacacatacacaggctgtgatagcaagctgaatactggacagttcaacatgctgtagggagtagaacaagaacgcagttgtataaactgaacaaaaatattgtcaaaattatcaaagttaatacagctactccctacgggcagtgtcactcttacatactgccctgctactgcagtatcactgtcactgcatacctgagcagtgaaagagatagctctgactctgatgtacatggtagttgaagaagagtttgggtcaaatgacgctcatgacagtgaaaaatACTTATACCCAAGattaggccagagagcaacacatggaagaccagggatttttgaattctggcatatgagaataatcaaatattaaagaaaaaagatagggtcaccatgcttgttttctaaattttcaaattctcgtcataaaataaaactttgaacagtaaaagactaaatgaaagaatatgtgactcaatggaattatttattttttaataaaatttgccattattacacccaacatTTCTGAGattgaaacatttatttgatggaatattgtaactttccagtatcggcaattttgaatagcatctaattcatatatgtcttgtacttttgaaacaaatttttggtgggTCACTGTG is a window encoding:
- the LOC139124082 gene encoding uncharacterized protein isoform X1, which encodes MKTFGIIAVVVGLSSIVGGMITIEEGSFRIIGPESFTISRTADTTITFTVTLMNSQEDEAAISVKLYLSDNEDLSATGATVSPAIDVNSAPTEVPGIERKGDGSAILTPEMTADIRIESAEECDAYNRLCLKVELDSDSVVDCINMTDNINCGGNGEGQGNGGENPTVRDPDEEGDSGATQGGLDPAIRDPDLGQTNGIALSLGTEPLLAIANTSGALLNEESHAMVTASNSAAVFGLVATVFAMWCSI
- the LOC139124082 gene encoding uncharacterized protein isoform X2 → MKTFGIIAVVVGLSSIVGGMITIEEGSFRIIGPESFTISRTADTTITFTVTLMNSQEDEAAISVKLYLSDNEDLSATGATVSPAIDVNSAPTEVPGIERKGDGSAILTPEMTADIRIESAEECDAYNRLCLKVELDSDSVVDCINMTDNINCGGNGEGQGNGGENPTVRDPDEEGDSGATQGGLDPAIRDPDLGQTNGIALSLGTEPLLAIANTSGALLNESHAMVTASNSAAVFGLVATVFAMWCSI